ACTCTGAGCCCACTAGTTATGGGGTTCTGCTCCATTTACCTGCGATTATGCTTTTGTTGATGGAAGCAGCATACTCAGGAAACAAAAAGCAGGTCGAGTTCCTCCACTGATTAGTCTACACCGTGTTCTTTCTGTCTCACTTGACATCATGTACTGAGAGAAGCCATTTTACAGGCACTCTGAGGATTTTTATTCTGACACAAACAAGTCCATCAGGTGGTTTTCAGTTGATTTGCATCAAAGGTGTCCACATGCTAACCGTTTTAGAGTGTGATCGCCAGCTATTAAATCAATCACTAACCATTTATCTTGATTTatggattaattgttttgagtcatgttagttgcagctctagatggAGCAGCATTCAGGGTTTGTGATGAAACAACACCTCTAATTCCTCTTCTTGTCTCCCTCTCCTCAGGGACGTCATCAAGAGAATAGACCAGTCTGAGTTTGAGGGATTTGAATACATCAACCCCCTGCTGCTATCCACAGAAGAGTCTGTATGAAGGGGAGACCAGCTTCCTCCTTCGCCCACCTACTGTCTGTCCAAGCTGCCGTCTCAGCCAAAAACCACTCGCAAGCCAATTCtgacaggaggagcaggaagagtAAAGGACAACAGGGACGAACTCACCCCTCTGGACCCTGtcagcaaagcaaagcaaacatAAGAATGGGAGAGTTTCCTTCCTTGGACGATTCCGATTGTTTTGTTGGGATACCAAACTCTTCTTTCTTGATAtctacaagaaaaacaaagacactgGACTACAAGAACATTCCCCGTCGTTGCATTGTCTTCCCCTTTTTATTTCGTTTTCTCCTTCGGCTTCATTCCTTTCTCCCCTCAGAATGTCCATCCTCGTGTTGAAGCACGACCAGCTTTGTAATTTGAACAGAGAGCTGTTTCATTCGGTGCCTGCCTTCATGAACACATCTCAACCCGTCTCACATCCCTGGATGAATATGACAGTTCTGCTGAAGAACTTGAAATTTTACGcgcacttttatttatttttttggttaaTTCCTTTTTTCTATCTTGTAGGGGGGGGCGACGCCTCACACAAAATGAGAATGTACAATGACGAAGGAAAAAATAAgttattattgtgtattataATGTAGGTAGTGAATCCAAAATTGACGATGCCTTTTTATTGATGCAAGTGGCCCACTTTCATCCGTAACCGCAAACCTTTCTTTTTGTTATATTCTATGATTTTCACAAACagcggggggaaaaaaacgctAACTGGGAGATGAGTTTTTATTTAAGAAGTGCCTCAAAGATCAAATTAATTACCATGTCTCTGATTGCACTTATCTCTTATTGAACATTTCTTCACCCACCATGGATTCAGCAGGCCAAGACCTTCTGAAACCGGGTCTAGACTCTGCCAGGGTTGGTCCAAGTCTCTGAGGGGGGAATCAATATTTTTGGAGCACAGTAGCCTGCCTCAGTCCTgactgaattttttaaaaaattttaacAAATCGGTTCAAATAATCGGTGTAGGACAGTGTTTAGATTATGTAATGATGGTCTATAGATGTATAAGAGCAGCATTCACAAACCCGACCCATCAGAAATGACctcaactgagaaaaaaacGCTCAAAGGTAAAGCTTGATGTGTAGATATTGATCATAGAAGAGCTTTTCCCAATGTCAAATTACAAACATCACCACTACAGCATCCATACCGTCCTGTGTTTGTGATGCCACAGTACGAAGGCGTGTGAAGGCCAGAGTGGACCTGCTGCCAGTCAGCCTGGCAGCTTCAGAAACACATTATATCAGGACTTCAGCAGTGTGTTGGCTCCAGCCTCCGCAGTGTGTTCAGGCTTGCTGGCCGAGCTCAGATTCTTCCACCCCAGCGGCCACTGAGTGACCATCTGCAGCCGGTCGAAAATATCATGTGACCAGTTGGGTGTGCTACCTTGTGGAAAAGTGTCTCCATTTCCATTTTGGGCTCATTGTATGTTTCTTTCTGCGCACTAAGGCTGGCTTTACATAGTGCAACTCGAACGCACCTCCAGCTCAAAGCAACTTAATGGTTAAACCAGTATAAAAGGTCAGTGGACGTGTTTGACATCAGCATTGAGACACAATCTAAGCTAATCAGTGCTGGTAACTGTAGCTTACAAGCTAAGCAGCGCTTTGTTAGCAGGTGGTGCTGAGGAATAATAACCATAAAACCAaatattaagacatataaattTCTCTCTTGTGGGTACAGACGTGTCATTTACTGAGCAGATCTGtagcaggaaaaaaatcaaaacatgcaaCAATGTCATTTCAGTCCCTTTAGTTTTAACTGCACACATGGAGAGAAATGAAggtgtttatattttcttccCTTCAAACTGTAAGTTTTAGTGCTCAAATGATAAATGAATTAATCTGACAGCCGCTCAACAAATATTTAACACTTAATCTATTAACTCAAAAACACTCTTTAGATGATCAATaatgataatcattaattgcaaCCTTCCAGACAACAACGTCACAGCACTGCTCATCatgttttatactgtaaatgaaataatgtGACCGATTTGACTAAAcatcaacaataataataaaaacttagctgcaataattcattttttggccacttgggggaagcacaacaagctgtaaacacaatgtTGACATATTACTTATGAAGTCATCGTGGCTGTTGCCtgttcacacatccagcagatgcagaacaacattagcatttatttgggGGGGGTCGggtttgtgtccacctgatgaatgcaggtccagtattcactcaccaaaactgtgaaattataaataaaagacactgaaacgctccataaagctgaggggaacCGCAGagtttcacattacacacagtcagcTGATCCGTCGtctatatgaaaataaaaagctttcTGCTCCTTTTAAAGTTTGTTAAGTGgacagttttcacatttattgtgGACGCCGTCATGCTGGAAATGCTGAAAATCCTGATCCACTGTTTGGACGTGGACCCGGTCCGGGTTCAACAGTATCTATCACAGCTGGCTTCATACTGTCTGAATACTGAAATAgtattaaaaactgtcaaatatgggAAATGGGCATCAAATCCTTGATCATACTCTtagttttctttattatttgGTGGTCAGATATTAATTTAAGTCTATATTTAGCAGTTTTATGTAACACTTATGCATTAAGCAGTTTGGCATATTTACTTCATTGAAAACATATTCATCTTCCCCAAACAAGGGTATTGGTCCTGATATTAGTAGAAATATTGAATAGAAATATTGAATATGCGGGTTTGTGTTTTCACTCGGAACGTTCTGGATGAGTTTGTAACAGTTGGCCAGTGTAAAGCCAGCCCGACACGCAGCTCTCTAACATCAGCTCGCCAAGATATTCATACATTTCTGCACCTTTCTGATCCATCGAAGGGTTTCCAAATCCTACGTTTCATCTCCTTTTACCACCGTCACGctcatataaatgaataaaatgaagcCATGAGTGTATTTCTATACACTGAGATTTCAGGCTAGTTTAACTTCATATACTGCCACCTTAATGCACAACAAACCAAATTTATGAGCCTTGCTGTGTTGAAACGCCaagataaaatcaaacacacacacacacacaacacatctgtgAATATCAACTAAGACACAGATTAAAGTcacagacaggaagaagaacTCGTCTCTGAAACGAGCTTTCTGAGCGCCTCCGAGGACAAGAAGAGCTCTCTATTGGCTGAGAGTTATTTGATGAAATCTGACCCGTGCTAATTTGATAACCACATAATAGGATTAATTAGCTGATCCTGAGTCAAAGGGTCTCAATTAGCTTCAGGGCCTTTACAGGCAGGGAAGAAACTGatagagagaagagagataATGAAGCAGTTACACAGTCACCGATTAGTCCAgcacaatgaacacacacacacacacacacacacgaagacGCTAGAATCACTTCAACATTCGAGGAAGCTTCCTCTTCCAACCCCCCGAACACCGTCTCATCTGATGAATTTCTGTATTAACGTCATGGTTTGTTGATCTATTTTGCACAGCAGGTGAAACATTAGTGACATTCTTTTTTCTTGAGGGACCAAAGGATGAATTTGGAGTCCTTGAAACCACATCACAGAACAGTGAAGGCCATTCAGACACCTAAAAGAAAAGaccctttatttaaaaatgaatgaacttatTCCATGACTTTTTGTTCTAACATAATGCTGGTTGGATATGCTTAATTTTGCTTCACTGCATCTCTGTAAATATgtgtaattattaaaaatgatacTGGTTTTCCGTGAACTGACTCCTTCCTTTTTGCAGCCTTGGCAGAAAAACCTTTGCAGATGCTAccgttgttgttttgtgtgtgtgtgtgtgtgtgtgtgtgtgtgtgtgtgtgtcgcctGGGAGTTGGCCTCACGCACCAGCACATCCTCACATCTCTGATCACCACTTAATCTGCTCATACTGGGAGACTGAAAAAGATAATGAACCAATATTTATCATCTAACgctgctctctgtgtttattGGATATGGAGATAAACATGTTTGAATTGTTTActacaaattaatatttaaatatatctgCAAAGCGCTCTTCAATGGATTTCATCAGCTCGGTCACACAGTAGTGACCAGCACACAGCGTGTGGATTCATTTACTGCTCCGGTGCAACATAACCGTCTACAGTTTGCATCTCGACAAGCACATCTGGAGGAAGTCAATTAGACAAAACGAGGAGGATCATTTTGAATACAGCAGTACAGTGAGGAGAAATACTTCACGTTCcctattcatgttttttttatccagatGGTGCAATAAGtgaatgtttttacacagtggaAACTGCAGACCTGATCTCATGCTGCTTCCACAGAGTCGACTTCAGCCTCGTTTCAACCAAAAGTTAAAGAGATGATTGGTTGAGCAgagctgtgttgttttgtttaactgtttttcctctttagtTTAAGTCAGAATCATGTGCTGTATAATCAGGGTACATCAGGTCTCCTTCCTAAATTCAAAACAAGGCCGACTGAGCCTTTAAGCAGACAAACAGCCTTGTGGAAGAGACAAACAGTTACAAGGACGTTTGACCAGGAAACAACAGTAGAATCATAGAAGCATAAACTCTGACTGCACATTAGAGGCCAGATGTACAaaccatgcacacacagctccacacataaactatatttataaaaacagaatgcaCGCACCTGACACATAcctcaacaaaataaaaaaactatcTAACCATCTGTAGAGCCACATCACCACCGGCGCTGCTCATGTAGTCTGGATCCGGCAGAAAAATGATATATTGCTGCTTTTTAGCTCCAGTCCAACCGAGAGGTgaatgaagacacacacagccagTCTTAGGACAATAATTAACAGACAAGAAGTTTAAGTTTATAAGTTGGAATTAGTTTGAATATTATTGTTAATATCCAAACAATAAATTATGACAGAACATCCACAGATGGTTTTCATGTAATATTAACAATGAACCTGCTCTTCTTGACAGAATTAATAGCTTAGTTATGATTAACAGCAGAACTCAGAGCTGATCAGAGGTGAGCCTGGTTGgtaactataagctttatcaaactCTTcaacatagagagggtgtctgcaccccagaCTGAATCTGGAGGATGGTTcaacaggagaggagcctgatagctgaaggctctgcctcccattctacttttaaagactgttgGAACCACcagtaagttgcatactgggagcgcagtgttctagtgggataatactatgagctcttttagatatgatggtgcctgaccattaaggactttgtaagttaggagaaggattttaaattctattctgtcTCTAGTTTTAGTCCGAGCACttgcagctgcgttctggaccagctggagagtctttagagagcagcctgataataatgaactgcaataatccagcctagaagtaacaagTGTTTGGACTATTTCTTCTGCATCTcgttgagacaggatgtgcctgatttttggattattaaattattaatattaaaatatcaatatGTCTCTTATGTGGCCTAAATGAACCGACCTGCTTCTAGATAACTTGatttaatatctttttatttctcctctcagctcctggatgtgtttttattgtcatcTGACTGTGAGTGTAACATTCATTCTGACTGTGTCATATAGTGATCTAGTAGTAGTGATCTCTAGTGATGGGAGGTCCTGCTAACGAGCTCTGATGAACCGCCGCACTCTGAGGTCTTAACAGGTACTTGAGCACTGTGACAATAACAGGAAATACATCACACAAGTAGCCTCTTGACTAGTTGTAAATACCACAAGCATGGCGGTTGGGACAGACCCTCATTCATTGGACAGTTTTGGTGATGTCATCCTGCATCTTCAGCTCTACATGGACCCACGACGGAAAATTAAATTGACAGTTTCTCATGAGTATGTTTATGTTCTTTGATGTTATAACCCGGCTCCTCGGCCATGACAAATATGGGAATGGACACAATGGATGGCAATAAAGTAAAGATATTTATTATAACAAAGTGAACAACTGAAGCAGTAATTTGCAAATACAGAGTGTGTTGGTCAGTAACATCAGTCATGtaagtgtgggtgtgtgagtaATGAAGTGTAAAGTGTTgtgaagtaaaaacaaaactagaatcaaacaaaacaaaaggcgTGCGGCTGCTGGCTGGTGAGAGAGTCAAGGTTAGAGAGAGACTGAACAACGCTGGGAGCCTTTTATCCTTTATGGCAGCATTACGTACAAGTGCTCCTgccacactcacactctcccaGGTCTCCCTTTATAGacaaaaatatgataaacaCATTACCACACCAGCATCAACACTCCTGAGACAGGTCAGGGAGGGGCCGTCACAGTCACAAAGAGCTTTCAAAGAAATAACTGATTATAAGCATCAGTGTTATCATACCAGTGCTCTTTATAATAATTCCTTCTGCAGACGGGGGATTATAAGATCACTTCACAATCAAGTGAGTTCAAAAGCTGAACCGTTTGCTGTCAGATCACAAACCCAGCAGGTCAGGTGTGAAAACATCCAGCTGAACAAAGCTGTCTAGTAAGTTCAAACTCTTTTCCAAGTGTgcaaaaaaacacttcaaaattCAATTAACAATGATCATTATTGGAAAAATAGTGATCAACTTGATGCCCAATGCCATGAACTGTTAACACTGTTGAAAAAACACTAACTTTGCTCATTTTAGCTTGAAATCATTAACTGTATGatcataatgatgataatataaCTCCACTGAGCTCTGATCGTGTCCAGGCCTCGGTGTAGGTTTGGCAACTGTTTAGGCCTGAAAGTAGTTTGTCATTATTTCTGTGaaactgaaatatcaaaaagaaaaaaatgtccaaaacgGCTGGTCTAATAGGTTTTTGTGAAAGCAGCTGCTGGCTTTGTGAGGAGGATGTGACTCAGTTCCATTTCGGTCTCTCATCTGGAGGATGAGGCAGGTTGGATTTTCACTTTAGTGTCGAGATCCTCTCCACCAGCTGGAATCAAAGGCTCCAGTAGAGACACATTTGGTTTGGTTGATCTGGCGAAATGAAACCAAACTTGTATCTAATTCACTGTGTGGAACACACCAACCCTGACCCTGTCATCATGTCTTGACTGTGTGAGAGACCCTCACCCACTGGACGCCTGTGTGTGCTGTCAGAAGCTCAGTGAATAGTGAGCGTCTTGCACCAGCGTGGCGGCTTCTGGGCTGCTTGTATCTCCTGGACGGTGGCCAGCGTTCTGCCGACTCACCAGGTTATGTCCACGTTCATCTCGGAGAGACACTGGGCCAGGTGGCTGTCACAGTCCATCTGTGTGAACCTGGAGAGACAGGAACAGAGATCCACTCAGTGtgtgacaaacaaacacataaagtcAGTGCTGACCTTGCATACATGGAAAACTGTCATTACTGTCATACAATCATCCAAATGCCATGAACATGACATTATTTAAATACAGAGTATCAACTGCATGTTGGTCTTTGGTGTTTCACATCCTGTTTCTCAggatatttacagtatttgaaaattgaaaatgtagCGAGGGCATGTTGGTCAGATGATTACTGTGGTTGTAAGAGATCTGACATGAGGAGATCAATCTCTACACATTAAAATGAGttctttcagtgtttcctaCTTTATTAAACCTAATCTGTGCAACAATACAAACTATTTGTATAGATAAACAGTAACTAATGGATCCTCTCTTCCCCCATTGTAGGATAAAATCATGAGATTATCTGAGCTCTCCACATTACCCAGCCCTAAACTAGACGCTGTTGGTCAATACTACTTGGACTACAAACGGACtacaaacagaaaccagaacGTTTCCGGTAGCAAAATCTTGTCCCGTTGTCAACAGATTCttcattcatatgcagatattaGTTGATGGAGGTTAGTTCAGATACAGACGgagtcctgctgctgctgttgttcattCACATCAGCACTAAACTGACTTTCTGACCTTCTGGATGAGTTGAAAGGATCTgactggtgattttctgtattttaatcgttgtcaacaaatctcatgtttggatccaaaccatcAATGAACTGATGTACTAACaaggattgtgtgtgtatcttcttcctctgtgctgtagacctccactGTTGTCTGTAAACTATTAAACAcgtgtcagtgagccacactgctgcacattATCCTTCAACCTGAAGACATTTGTTGACCATAATAAATAGTTTTCACCTTCTTAACCTGACTTGTTTATGTGAGGTTAATTTATTGGACCTAGTCCTACAGCAAGCAAGAAGAAACTGAGTCTTGTCTTGTCACATGTTTGCAAAAGGTTTGTGATGTCAGtcagccatcatcatcatcaccaacTAAAGAAGCACAACAGCTTCATATTTGGCTGCTGGTAGACGTTCTTCAAGTGTTTGGCTGTTAATCAAGACACAGTTTGAACCTGAAAGACTCTACATCATGCAGGGTGACGATCATGTGACCAATAGAGACAGTTGAAGGGTTCAGTTAGCTTTGCTAGCGAGTGCTAAATATacacaacatgaacaaccttaATGGACTACAGCTTAAAAAAGTGACTCAGTGGTTACAACATGCCAGTTAATGCTGACTTCACTCTCTTGTGACTCCAGGATGCAGATGATGTGTTTCCTGCTTGTGTcgtatcagctctcagatctacgtcgctttggataaaagcgtctgctgaATGAAATAGTAAGTTGTATAAATTGTTTCTGAACGACAGTCTGACTTGTTTTCCAGTGAACTCGCTGCTTCCTGCTGGAGTTTAAAGCTCGTCAGGAGTGACGTTCTCGTGAATCTCTGAGTTTGTTTCACGTGACAAGATGCTTttccttctatttcttttttatcagctcagtgtgaaaATGTAATTAGTTGTTAATCTTACAGACATACAGGCCTATTTGATCAATAATCTGATAATAAATCACAGTGAATATTTCACTGTAATGTTAAGAGTATTTATGTTTCTCAGGTTTTAGTGTATTGAAGATGTATattgacaacaacaaaagattTGAGAGCACAAAACAAATTCAAGAGCTTCTCGGTTTTAAGAGCTCACAGGACTTGTAAGAAGACAATTAGATTTGTACGCGAGGGAGGACAGAATCATGAGCGCGACAGATGGTCTGAGCATGCAAGAGGATTTATGTAACTACGTTTGAGCCGGCGACAGAGACTTCCACGCTCGTAATTATCAAAGCTGCTCGCATTCACTTACGACAGTCTGAATCTCCTGAGAGCAGAACGTCACCTGTTGGATTTGACCTGGATATGAAGGGTCGTCCTGTCAGACCTTCTACTGTCAATACAAAACACTGGGAACCACCACATGAAGACAGAGAGCAGGATCTGGTGTGGAGACGTGACCCTGATGTCCTGTTGCCTGTTGACTTGCAGACTGAGCAGCGTAAGAATTTGTTTTGTGCTCTTTAAATCTCTTGTTATCGATATTCTTCCATCCTCACCCAGCAGGGAACACCAGCAGGCACATGGGGCAGGTCTGCAGTCGTCCTCCTGCTGCTActccttcatctcctctgcCAATCCTCtgcacatcctcctcctcctcatctcgGCCCTCCTTCTGTGGAGGAGCTCGGCTGTCGAAGACCTTCCCCTGGTTAGTGAGAGGCTGTTTGTTGACCAGTCTggtttctctcttctccttctcctcttcttcatgtTCTCCCGCTCTtcttccctcttcttctctgacacTGGAGGGTCCGGCTGACGATGACTCGCCCTGCCGGGTCTGCTGGCTGGAGTTGAGACTGAGTGGATCTGGCTGGTCTGGTTCAGGAAAGGGAGGAACCTCTTCACTGAGGTCACACCACTGCTGTTCACCTACCTGTTGTGATGCGTCTCTCTGAAGTGACatcacaagaaaaacagaattaaagaCCTTttaaacaaccaaaaaaagacaaaaggtgGCAAATATTTTATCCTGCTGGAGACAGCTGATGAAAGTTGTAATACAACTTAAATTGTGTTTCATCAATAAGACAGGAAGTGTATTTCACAATGAATCCTGGATCAGGTAGAGTACAAAGTGTCctgtgacaaaaataaaaagtgatcTAAAGCAAGTTTCAGGTCTCTGCAAGAAGATTTTGAAAACTCTTCAATATtaatcagtgtttcctctataaCAGTACAACAAGAACCCCCCCAgaccaaaaaaatgtttttaataccAAAGATAACATCAAATATCCATCCATTCAGAAATcaacagcgtttgggagtcaacctctgtgtcgttgcctgggaaacgCTTGGTGgcgtagctcctttaaggaataggaCAGAGCGTAATGTGTGTGCCTaatagtggggggggggggcagtgtgACGTCACTAAAACTATGATGACGTGTCATCGTTTTCTGATGGTCTGAAATATCAGTGATAAAATTGAAAGTGCAGATAATAGCAAGTATTTTTCAGTGTAGGttttatgtatatgtaaatACTTTTTAAGGCTATGTATGCAAAAATATGATGCTAAAATTAGATTATGAAATGAT
This window of the Thunnus albacares chromosome 5, fThuAlb1.1, whole genome shotgun sequence genome carries:
- the si:ch73-70k4.1 gene encoding uncharacterized protein si:ch73-70k4.1 encodes the protein MAENYSKSRLKRKKSCVTEYEPEISSRAPPRKSPPTLPPADCNVTVTVTAEADRSVAPAAVWWNREQLPAAETLYALTLKSALQHLENQHWDLVPDLPVPSTARDASQQVGEQQWCDLSEEVPPFPEPDQPDPLSLNSSQQTRQGESSSAGPSSVREEEGRRAGEHEEEEKEKRETRLVNKQPLTNQGKVFDSRAPPQKEGRDEEEEDVQRIGRGDEGVAAGGRLQTCPMCLLVFPAGFTQMDCDSHLAQCLSEMNVDITW